From a region of the Hippopotamus amphibius kiboko isolate mHipAmp2 chromosome 3, mHipAmp2.hap2, whole genome shotgun sequence genome:
- the EML3 gene encoding echinoderm microtubule-associated protein-like 3 isoform X4: MDGAGGPGEGPAQEALQSLSRRLQVQEKEMELVKAALAEALRLLRLQAPPTSLQDPGTPGPTRDSSPAAPSGLPPTCRPSLVSRSTQTETEVEMEPSPGPPGLSNGPPAPQGGGEEPSGTQSEGGGSSSSGTGSPGPLGILRLVQPPQRTDTAASPETLPEGSFLGQPVIAVWEHREPWGKRSPLQPWGSWISEEQLQFRVSPPPLSLAVHPDGVRVASGQTAGVDKDGKPLQPVVHVWDSETLLKLQEIGLGAFERGVGALAFSVADQGAFLCVVDDSNEHMLSVWDCSRGTKLAEIKSTNDSVLAVGFNPRDSSCIVTSGKSHVHFWNWSGGGGVPGNGTLTRKQGVFGKYKKPKFIPCFVFLPDGDILTGDSEGNILTWGRSLSDSRTPGRGGAKETYGIVAQAHAHEGSIFALCLLRDGTVLSGGGRDRRLVQWGPGLVALQEAEIPEHFGAVRAIAEGLGSELLVGTTKNALLRGDLAQGFSPVIQGHTDELWGLCTHPFQNRFLTCGHDRQLCLWDGEGHALAWSIDLKETGLCADFHPSGAVVAVGLNTGRWLVLDTETREIVSDITDGNEQLSVVRYSPDGLYLAIGSHDNMIYIYSVSSDGAKSSRFGRCVGHSSFITHLDWSKDGNFIMSNSGDYEILYWDVAGGCKLLRNRYESRDREWATYTCVLGFHVYGVWPDGSDGTDINSLCRSHNERVVAVADDFCKVHLFQYPCARAKAPSLVYGGHGSHVTSVRFTHDDSHLVSLGGKDASIFQWLVLGPGGAGPAPATPSRTPSLSPASSLDV; the protein is encoded by the exons ATGGACGGGGCCGGGGGGCCCG GTGAGGGCCCTGCTCAGGAGGCCCTGCAGTCCTTGAGCCGGCGGCTTCAGGtgcaggagaaggagatggaactGGTTAAGGCAGCCTTGGCAGAAGCTCTTCGCCTGCTGCGACTGCAGgcgccccccacctccctgcaggACCCTGGCACACCAGGCCCTACAAGGGACAG CAGCCCTGCAGCACCCTCAGGACTGCCACCCACCTGCAGGCCCTCCTTGGTGAGCCGAAgcacacagacagagacagaggtggAGATGGAGCCATCCCCTGGCCCCCCTGGCCTGAGCAACGGGCCTCCAGCCCCTCAGGGGGGTGGTGAAGAGCCCAGTGGGACCCAGTCTGAAGGAgggggcagcagcagcagtggcacTGGCTCCCCTGGCCCCCTGGGGATCCTCAGGCTGGTGCAGCCCCCACAACGCACTGACAC AGCGGCCTCGCCAGAAACTCTCCCGGAAGGCAGCTTCCTCGGCCAACCTGTTATTGCGGTCTGGGAGCACAGAGAG CCGTGGGGGAAAAGATCCCCTCTCCAGCCCTGGGGGTCCTGGATCTCGGAGGAGCAATTACAATTTAG AGTGTCTCCTCCCCCACTTAGCCTGGCTGTTCACCCTGATGGTGTGCGTGTAGCCTCAGGACAGACAGCTGGAGTGGATAAGGATGGAAAG CCCCTGCAGCCTGTGGTTCACGTCTGGGACTCAGAGACGCTGCTGAAGCTGCAGGAGATCGGACTGGGGGCCTTTGAGCGGGGTGTGGGGGCCCTGGccttttcagttgcg GATCAGGGTGCTTTCCTCTGTGTGGTTGATGACTCCAATGAGCACATGCTGTCAGTGTGGGACTGCAGCCGGGGCACAAAGCTGGCTGAGATTAAG AGTACAAATGACTCAGTCCTGGCCGTTGGCTTCAACCCTCGTGACAGCAGCTGTATTGTCACCAGCGGGAAATCCCACGTCCACTTCTGGAACTGGAGTGGTGGAGGAGGGGTTCCTGGGAACGGGACCCTCACCAGGAAACAGGGTGTCTTTGGG AAATACAAGAAACCCAAGTTTATCCCCTGCTTTGTGTTCCTCCCGGATGGAGACATTCTCACTGGGGACTCAGAGGGGAACATTCTCACCTGGGGGCGGAGCCTCTCAGATTCCAGGACCCCAGGCAGGGGCGGGGCCAAAG AGACTTACGGGATTGTGGCCCAGGCCCACGCTCACGAAGGTTCCATCTTCGCCCTGTGTCTCCTGCGAGACGGGACCGTGCTGAGTGGTGGTGGGCGGGACCGCCGGCTGGTCCAGTGGGGGCCCGGGTTGGTGGCCCTCCAGGAGGCTGAG ATTCCTGAACACTTTGGGGCCGTGCGGGCCATTGCAGAGGGGCTTGGCTCTGAGCTGCTGGTGGGAACCACGAAGAATGCGTTGCTGAGGGGAGATCTGGCCCAGGGCTTCTCCCCTGTAATCCAG GGTCACACGGATGAGCTCTGGGGGCTCTGCACACATCCCTTCCAGAACCGTTTCCTCACCTGTGGCCATGATCGGCAGCTCTGcctgtgggatggggagggccATGCACTGGCCTGGAGCATCGACCTCAAG GAGACTGGTCTCTGTGCTGACTTCCACCCCAGTGGGGCAGTTGTGGCCGTAGGACTGAAcacagggag GTGGCTGGTTTTGGACACAGAAACCAGAGAGATCGTGTCCGACATCACTGATGGCAATGAGCAGCTCTCAGTGGTCCGGTACAGCCCAG ATGGGTTGTACCTGGCCATCGGTTCCCATGACAACATGATCTACATCTATAGTGTTTCCAGTGATGGTGCCAAGTCCAGCCGCTTTGGCCGCTGTGTG GGTCACTCCAGCTTCATCACTCACCTTGACTGGTCCAAGGATGGGAACTTCATCATGTCCAATTCTGGGGACTATGAAATCCTTTACT GGGACGTGGCTGGAGGCTGTAAGCTGCTGAGGAATCGCTATGAGAGCCGAGACCGGGAGTGGGCCACCTACACCTGTGTGCTGGGCTTCCATGTCTACG GCGTGTGGCCGGACGGCTCGGATGGAACCGACATCAACTCCCTGTGCCGCTCCCACAACGAGCGCGTGGTGGCTGTGGCCGACGACTTCTGCAAAGTACACCTCTTCCAGTACCCGTGCGCGCGCGCCAAG GCGCCGAGCCTTGTGTACGGTGGTCACGGCAGCCACGTGACCAGCGTCCGGTTCACGCACGACGACTCGCACCTCGTCTCGCTGGGCGGCAAGGACGCCAGCATCTTCCAGTGGCTAGTGCTGGGCCCCGGGGGAGCAGGGCCGGCGCCCGCCACGCCCTCCCGaaccccctccctgtcccccgcCTCCTCTCTCGACGTCTGA
- the EML3 gene encoding echinoderm microtubule-associated protein-like 3 isoform X2 — protein sequence MDGAGGPGEGPAQEALQSLSRRLQVQEKEMELVKAALAEALRLLRLQAPPTSLQDPGTPGPTRDSPAAPSGLPPTCRPSLVSRSTQTETEVEMEPSPGPPGLSNGPPAPQGGGEEPSGTQSEGGGSSSSGTGSPGPLGILRLVQPPQRTDTPRRNSSSSSSPSERPRQKLSRKAASSANLLLRSGSTESRGGKDPLSSPGGPGSRRSNYNLEGISVKMFLRGRPITMYIPSGIRSLEELPSGPPPETLSLDWVYGYRGRDSRSNLFVLRSGEVVYFIACVVVLYRPGGGPGGPGGGGQRHYRGHTDCVRCLAVHPDGVRVASGQTAGVDKDGKPLQPVVHVWDSETLLKLQEIGLGAFERGVGALAFSVADQGAFLCVVDDSNEHMLSVWDCSRGTKLAEIKSTNDSVLAVGFNPRDSSCIVTSGKSHVHFWNWSGGGGVPGNGTLTRKQGVFGKYKKPKFIPCFVFLPDGDILTGDSEGNILTWGRSLSDSRTPGRGGAKETYGIVAQAHAHEGSIFALCLLRDGTVLSGGGRDRRLVQWGPGLVALQEAEIPEHFGAVRAIAEGLGSELLVGTTKNALLRGDLAQGFSPVIQGHTDELWGLCTHPFQNRFLTCGHDRQLCLWDGEGHALAWSIDLKETGLCADFHPSGAVVAVGLNTGRWLVLDTETREIVSDITDGNEQLSVVRYSPDGLYLAIGSHDNMIYIYSVSSDGAKSSRFGRCVGHSSFITHLDWSKDGNFIMSNSGDYEILYWDVAGGCKLLRNRYESRDREWATYTCVLGFHVYGVWPDGSDGTDINSLCRSHNERVVAVADDFCKVHLFQYPCARAKAPSLVYGGHGSHVTSVRFTHDDSHLVSLGGKDASIFQWLVLGPGGAGPAPATPSRTPSLSPASSLDV from the exons ATGGACGGGGCCGGGGGGCCCG GTGAGGGCCCTGCTCAGGAGGCCCTGCAGTCCTTGAGCCGGCGGCTTCAGGtgcaggagaaggagatggaactGGTTAAGGCAGCCTTGGCAGAAGCTCTTCGCCTGCTGCGACTGCAGgcgccccccacctccctgcaggACCCTGGCACACCAGGCCCTACAAGGGACAG CCCTGCAGCACCCTCAGGACTGCCACCCACCTGCAGGCCCTCCTTGGTGAGCCGAAgcacacagacagagacagaggtggAGATGGAGCCATCCCCTGGCCCCCCTGGCCTGAGCAACGGGCCTCCAGCCCCTCAGGGGGGTGGTGAAGAGCCCAGTGGGACCCAGTCTGAAGGAgggggcagcagcagcagtggcacTGGCTCCCCTGGCCCCCTGGGGATCCTCAGGCTGGTGCAGCCCCCACAACGCACTGACAC GCCACGGAgaaattcttcctcctcctcatccccctCAGAGCGGCCTCGCCAGAAACTCTCCCGGAAGGCAGCTTCCTCGGCCAACCTGTTATTGCGGTCTGGGAGCACAGAGAG CCGTGGGGGAAAAGATCCCCTCTCCAGCCCTGGGGGTCCTGGATCTCGGAGGAGCAATTACAATTTAG AAGGCATCTCAGTGAAGATGTTCCTTCGCGGCCGCCCCATTACCATGTACATCCCGTCTGGCATCCGCAGCCTTGAGGAGCTGCCCAGCGGCCCACCCCCGGAGACCCTCAGCCTTGACTGGGT TTATGGGTACCGGGGTCGTGACTCCCGCTCTAATCTGTTTGTGCTGCGCTCTGGGGAGGTGGTCTACTTTATCGCCTGTGTGGTGGTGCTGTACCGGCCTGGGGGAGGCCCAGGGGGTCCTGGAGGTGGTGGCCAGAGACATTACCGGGGGCACACGGACTGCGTTCGATG CCTGGCTGTTCACCCTGATGGTGTGCGTGTAGCCTCAGGACAGACAGCTGGAGTGGATAAGGATGGAAAG CCCCTGCAGCCTGTGGTTCACGTCTGGGACTCAGAGACGCTGCTGAAGCTGCAGGAGATCGGACTGGGGGCCTTTGAGCGGGGTGTGGGGGCCCTGGccttttcagttgcg GATCAGGGTGCTTTCCTCTGTGTGGTTGATGACTCCAATGAGCACATGCTGTCAGTGTGGGACTGCAGCCGGGGCACAAAGCTGGCTGAGATTAAG AGTACAAATGACTCAGTCCTGGCCGTTGGCTTCAACCCTCGTGACAGCAGCTGTATTGTCACCAGCGGGAAATCCCACGTCCACTTCTGGAACTGGAGTGGTGGAGGAGGGGTTCCTGGGAACGGGACCCTCACCAGGAAACAGGGTGTCTTTGGG AAATACAAGAAACCCAAGTTTATCCCCTGCTTTGTGTTCCTCCCGGATGGAGACATTCTCACTGGGGACTCAGAGGGGAACATTCTCACCTGGGGGCGGAGCCTCTCAGATTCCAGGACCCCAGGCAGGGGCGGGGCCAAAG AGACTTACGGGATTGTGGCCCAGGCCCACGCTCACGAAGGTTCCATCTTCGCCCTGTGTCTCCTGCGAGACGGGACCGTGCTGAGTGGTGGTGGGCGGGACCGCCGGCTGGTCCAGTGGGGGCCCGGGTTGGTGGCCCTCCAGGAGGCTGAG ATTCCTGAACACTTTGGGGCCGTGCGGGCCATTGCAGAGGGGCTTGGCTCTGAGCTGCTGGTGGGAACCACGAAGAATGCGTTGCTGAGGGGAGATCTGGCCCAGGGCTTCTCCCCTGTAATCCAG GGTCACACGGATGAGCTCTGGGGGCTCTGCACACATCCCTTCCAGAACCGTTTCCTCACCTGTGGCCATGATCGGCAGCTCTGcctgtgggatggggagggccATGCACTGGCCTGGAGCATCGACCTCAAG GAGACTGGTCTCTGTGCTGACTTCCACCCCAGTGGGGCAGTTGTGGCCGTAGGACTGAAcacagggag GTGGCTGGTTTTGGACACAGAAACCAGAGAGATCGTGTCCGACATCACTGATGGCAATGAGCAGCTCTCAGTGGTCCGGTACAGCCCAG ATGGGTTGTACCTGGCCATCGGTTCCCATGACAACATGATCTACATCTATAGTGTTTCCAGTGATGGTGCCAAGTCCAGCCGCTTTGGCCGCTGTGTG GGTCACTCCAGCTTCATCACTCACCTTGACTGGTCCAAGGATGGGAACTTCATCATGTCCAATTCTGGGGACTATGAAATCCTTTACT GGGACGTGGCTGGAGGCTGTAAGCTGCTGAGGAATCGCTATGAGAGCCGAGACCGGGAGTGGGCCACCTACACCTGTGTGCTGGGCTTCCATGTCTACG GCGTGTGGCCGGACGGCTCGGATGGAACCGACATCAACTCCCTGTGCCGCTCCCACAACGAGCGCGTGGTGGCTGTGGCCGACGACTTCTGCAAAGTACACCTCTTCCAGTACCCGTGCGCGCGCGCCAAG GCGCCGAGCCTTGTGTACGGTGGTCACGGCAGCCACGTGACCAGCGTCCGGTTCACGCACGACGACTCGCACCTCGTCTCGCTGGGCGGCAAGGACGCCAGCATCTTCCAGTGGCTAGTGCTGGGCCCCGGGGGAGCAGGGCCGGCGCCCGCCACGCCCTCCCGaaccccctccctgtcccccgcCTCCTCTCTCGACGTCTGA
- the EML3 gene encoding echinoderm microtubule-associated protein-like 3 isoform X3, producing MDGAGGPGEGPAQEALQSLSRRLQVQEKEMELVKAALAEALRLLRLQAPPTSLQDPGTPGPTRDSSPAAPSGLPPTCRPSLVSRSTQTETEVEMEPSPGPPGLSNGPPAPQGGGEEPSGTQSEGGGSSSSGTGSPGPLGILRLVQPPQRTDTPRRNSSSSSSPSERPRQKLSRKAASSANLLLRSGSTESRGGKDPLSSPGGPGSRRSNYNLEGISVKMFLRGRPITMYIPSGIRSLEELPSGPPPETLSLDWVYGYRGRDSRSNLFVLRSGEVVYFIACVVVLYRPGGGPGGPGGGGQRHYRGHTDCVRCLAVHPDGVRVASGQTAGVDKDGKPLQPVVHVWDSETLLKLQEIGLGAFERGVGALAFSVADQGAFLCVVDDSNEHMLSVWDCSRGTKLAEIKKYKKPKFIPCFVFLPDGDILTGDSEGNILTWGRSLSDSRTPGRGGAKETYGIVAQAHAHEGSIFALCLLRDGTVLSGGGRDRRLVQWGPGLVALQEAEIPEHFGAVRAIAEGLGSELLVGTTKNALLRGDLAQGFSPVIQGHTDELWGLCTHPFQNRFLTCGHDRQLCLWDGEGHALAWSIDLKETGLCADFHPSGAVVAVGLNTGRWLVLDTETREIVSDITDGNEQLSVVRYSPDGLYLAIGSHDNMIYIYSVSSDGAKSSRFGRCVGHSSFITHLDWSKDGNFIMSNSGDYEILYWDVAGGCKLLRNRYESRDREWATYTCVLGFHVYGVWPDGSDGTDINSLCRSHNERVVAVADDFCKVHLFQYPCARAKAPSLVYGGHGSHVTSVRFTHDDSHLVSLGGKDASIFQWLVLGPGGAGPAPATPSRTPSLSPASSLDV from the exons ATGGACGGGGCCGGGGGGCCCG GTGAGGGCCCTGCTCAGGAGGCCCTGCAGTCCTTGAGCCGGCGGCTTCAGGtgcaggagaaggagatggaactGGTTAAGGCAGCCTTGGCAGAAGCTCTTCGCCTGCTGCGACTGCAGgcgccccccacctccctgcaggACCCTGGCACACCAGGCCCTACAAGGGACAG CAGCCCTGCAGCACCCTCAGGACTGCCACCCACCTGCAGGCCCTCCTTGGTGAGCCGAAgcacacagacagagacagaggtggAGATGGAGCCATCCCCTGGCCCCCCTGGCCTGAGCAACGGGCCTCCAGCCCCTCAGGGGGGTGGTGAAGAGCCCAGTGGGACCCAGTCTGAAGGAgggggcagcagcagcagtggcacTGGCTCCCCTGGCCCCCTGGGGATCCTCAGGCTGGTGCAGCCCCCACAACGCACTGACAC GCCACGGAgaaattcttcctcctcctcatccccctCAGAGCGGCCTCGCCAGAAACTCTCCCGGAAGGCAGCTTCCTCGGCCAACCTGTTATTGCGGTCTGGGAGCACAGAGAG CCGTGGGGGAAAAGATCCCCTCTCCAGCCCTGGGGGTCCTGGATCTCGGAGGAGCAATTACAATTTAG AAGGCATCTCAGTGAAGATGTTCCTTCGCGGCCGCCCCATTACCATGTACATCCCGTCTGGCATCCGCAGCCTTGAGGAGCTGCCCAGCGGCCCACCCCCGGAGACCCTCAGCCTTGACTGGGT TTATGGGTACCGGGGTCGTGACTCCCGCTCTAATCTGTTTGTGCTGCGCTCTGGGGAGGTGGTCTACTTTATCGCCTGTGTGGTGGTGCTGTACCGGCCTGGGGGAGGCCCAGGGGGTCCTGGAGGTGGTGGCCAGAGACATTACCGGGGGCACACGGACTGCGTTCGATG CCTGGCTGTTCACCCTGATGGTGTGCGTGTAGCCTCAGGACAGACAGCTGGAGTGGATAAGGATGGAAAG CCCCTGCAGCCTGTGGTTCACGTCTGGGACTCAGAGACGCTGCTGAAGCTGCAGGAGATCGGACTGGGGGCCTTTGAGCGGGGTGTGGGGGCCCTGGccttttcagttgcg GATCAGGGTGCTTTCCTCTGTGTGGTTGATGACTCCAATGAGCACATGCTGTCAGTGTGGGACTGCAGCCGGGGCACAAAGCTGGCTGAGATTAAG AAATACAAGAAACCCAAGTTTATCCCCTGCTTTGTGTTCCTCCCGGATGGAGACATTCTCACTGGGGACTCAGAGGGGAACATTCTCACCTGGGGGCGGAGCCTCTCAGATTCCAGGACCCCAGGCAGGGGCGGGGCCAAAG AGACTTACGGGATTGTGGCCCAGGCCCACGCTCACGAAGGTTCCATCTTCGCCCTGTGTCTCCTGCGAGACGGGACCGTGCTGAGTGGTGGTGGGCGGGACCGCCGGCTGGTCCAGTGGGGGCCCGGGTTGGTGGCCCTCCAGGAGGCTGAG ATTCCTGAACACTTTGGGGCCGTGCGGGCCATTGCAGAGGGGCTTGGCTCTGAGCTGCTGGTGGGAACCACGAAGAATGCGTTGCTGAGGGGAGATCTGGCCCAGGGCTTCTCCCCTGTAATCCAG GGTCACACGGATGAGCTCTGGGGGCTCTGCACACATCCCTTCCAGAACCGTTTCCTCACCTGTGGCCATGATCGGCAGCTCTGcctgtgggatggggagggccATGCACTGGCCTGGAGCATCGACCTCAAG GAGACTGGTCTCTGTGCTGACTTCCACCCCAGTGGGGCAGTTGTGGCCGTAGGACTGAAcacagggag GTGGCTGGTTTTGGACACAGAAACCAGAGAGATCGTGTCCGACATCACTGATGGCAATGAGCAGCTCTCAGTGGTCCGGTACAGCCCAG ATGGGTTGTACCTGGCCATCGGTTCCCATGACAACATGATCTACATCTATAGTGTTTCCAGTGATGGTGCCAAGTCCAGCCGCTTTGGCCGCTGTGTG GGTCACTCCAGCTTCATCACTCACCTTGACTGGTCCAAGGATGGGAACTTCATCATGTCCAATTCTGGGGACTATGAAATCCTTTACT GGGACGTGGCTGGAGGCTGTAAGCTGCTGAGGAATCGCTATGAGAGCCGAGACCGGGAGTGGGCCACCTACACCTGTGTGCTGGGCTTCCATGTCTACG GCGTGTGGCCGGACGGCTCGGATGGAACCGACATCAACTCCCTGTGCCGCTCCCACAACGAGCGCGTGGTGGCTGTGGCCGACGACTTCTGCAAAGTACACCTCTTCCAGTACCCGTGCGCGCGCGCCAAG GCGCCGAGCCTTGTGTACGGTGGTCACGGCAGCCACGTGACCAGCGTCCGGTTCACGCACGACGACTCGCACCTCGTCTCGCTGGGCGGCAAGGACGCCAGCATCTTCCAGTGGCTAGTGCTGGGCCCCGGGGGAGCAGGGCCGGCGCCCGCCACGCCCTCCCGaaccccctccctgtcccccgcCTCCTCTCTCGACGTCTGA
- the EML3 gene encoding echinoderm microtubule-associated protein-like 3 isoform X5 yields MDGAGGPGEGPAQEALQSLSRRLQVQEKEMELVKAALAEALRLLRLQAPPTSLQDPGTPGPTRDSSPAAPSGLPPTCRPSLVSRSTQTETEVEMEPSPGPPGLSNGPPAPQGGGEEPSGTQSEGGGSSSSGTGSPGPLGILRLVQPPQRTDTAASPETLPEGSFLGQPVIAVWEHREPWGKRSPLQPWGSWISEEQLQFSLAVHPDGVRVASGQTAGVDKDGKPLQPVVHVWDSETLLKLQEIGLGAFERGVGALAFSVADQGAFLCVVDDSNEHMLSVWDCSRGTKLAEIKSTNDSVLAVGFNPRDSSCIVTSGKSHVHFWNWSGGGGVPGNGTLTRKQGVFGKYKKPKFIPCFVFLPDGDILTGDSEGNILTWGRSLSDSRTPGRGGAKETYGIVAQAHAHEGSIFALCLLRDGTVLSGGGRDRRLVQWGPGLVALQEAEIPEHFGAVRAIAEGLGSELLVGTTKNALLRGDLAQGFSPVIQGHTDELWGLCTHPFQNRFLTCGHDRQLCLWDGEGHALAWSIDLKETGLCADFHPSGAVVAVGLNTGRWLVLDTETREIVSDITDGNEQLSVVRYSPDGLYLAIGSHDNMIYIYSVSSDGAKSSRFGRCVGHSSFITHLDWSKDGNFIMSNSGDYEILYWDVAGGCKLLRNRYESRDREWATYTCVLGFHVYGVWPDGSDGTDINSLCRSHNERVVAVADDFCKVHLFQYPCARAKAPSLVYGGHGSHVTSVRFTHDDSHLVSLGGKDASIFQWLVLGPGGAGPAPATPSRTPSLSPASSLDV; encoded by the exons ATGGACGGGGCCGGGGGGCCCG GTGAGGGCCCTGCTCAGGAGGCCCTGCAGTCCTTGAGCCGGCGGCTTCAGGtgcaggagaaggagatggaactGGTTAAGGCAGCCTTGGCAGAAGCTCTTCGCCTGCTGCGACTGCAGgcgccccccacctccctgcaggACCCTGGCACACCAGGCCCTACAAGGGACAG CAGCCCTGCAGCACCCTCAGGACTGCCACCCACCTGCAGGCCCTCCTTGGTGAGCCGAAgcacacagacagagacagaggtggAGATGGAGCCATCCCCTGGCCCCCCTGGCCTGAGCAACGGGCCTCCAGCCCCTCAGGGGGGTGGTGAAGAGCCCAGTGGGACCCAGTCTGAAGGAgggggcagcagcagcagtggcacTGGCTCCCCTGGCCCCCTGGGGATCCTCAGGCTGGTGCAGCCCCCACAACGCACTGACAC AGCGGCCTCGCCAGAAACTCTCCCGGAAGGCAGCTTCCTCGGCCAACCTGTTATTGCGGTCTGGGAGCACAGAGAG CCGTGGGGGAAAAGATCCCCTCTCCAGCCCTGGGGGTCCTGGATCTCGGAGGAGCAATTACAATTTAG CCTGGCTGTTCACCCTGATGGTGTGCGTGTAGCCTCAGGACAGACAGCTGGAGTGGATAAGGATGGAAAG CCCCTGCAGCCTGTGGTTCACGTCTGGGACTCAGAGACGCTGCTGAAGCTGCAGGAGATCGGACTGGGGGCCTTTGAGCGGGGTGTGGGGGCCCTGGccttttcagttgcg GATCAGGGTGCTTTCCTCTGTGTGGTTGATGACTCCAATGAGCACATGCTGTCAGTGTGGGACTGCAGCCGGGGCACAAAGCTGGCTGAGATTAAG AGTACAAATGACTCAGTCCTGGCCGTTGGCTTCAACCCTCGTGACAGCAGCTGTATTGTCACCAGCGGGAAATCCCACGTCCACTTCTGGAACTGGAGTGGTGGAGGAGGGGTTCCTGGGAACGGGACCCTCACCAGGAAACAGGGTGTCTTTGGG AAATACAAGAAACCCAAGTTTATCCCCTGCTTTGTGTTCCTCCCGGATGGAGACATTCTCACTGGGGACTCAGAGGGGAACATTCTCACCTGGGGGCGGAGCCTCTCAGATTCCAGGACCCCAGGCAGGGGCGGGGCCAAAG AGACTTACGGGATTGTGGCCCAGGCCCACGCTCACGAAGGTTCCATCTTCGCCCTGTGTCTCCTGCGAGACGGGACCGTGCTGAGTGGTGGTGGGCGGGACCGCCGGCTGGTCCAGTGGGGGCCCGGGTTGGTGGCCCTCCAGGAGGCTGAG ATTCCTGAACACTTTGGGGCCGTGCGGGCCATTGCAGAGGGGCTTGGCTCTGAGCTGCTGGTGGGAACCACGAAGAATGCGTTGCTGAGGGGAGATCTGGCCCAGGGCTTCTCCCCTGTAATCCAG GGTCACACGGATGAGCTCTGGGGGCTCTGCACACATCCCTTCCAGAACCGTTTCCTCACCTGTGGCCATGATCGGCAGCTCTGcctgtgggatggggagggccATGCACTGGCCTGGAGCATCGACCTCAAG GAGACTGGTCTCTGTGCTGACTTCCACCCCAGTGGGGCAGTTGTGGCCGTAGGACTGAAcacagggag GTGGCTGGTTTTGGACACAGAAACCAGAGAGATCGTGTCCGACATCACTGATGGCAATGAGCAGCTCTCAGTGGTCCGGTACAGCCCAG ATGGGTTGTACCTGGCCATCGGTTCCCATGACAACATGATCTACATCTATAGTGTTTCCAGTGATGGTGCCAAGTCCAGCCGCTTTGGCCGCTGTGTG GGTCACTCCAGCTTCATCACTCACCTTGACTGGTCCAAGGATGGGAACTTCATCATGTCCAATTCTGGGGACTATGAAATCCTTTACT GGGACGTGGCTGGAGGCTGTAAGCTGCTGAGGAATCGCTATGAGAGCCGAGACCGGGAGTGGGCCACCTACACCTGTGTGCTGGGCTTCCATGTCTACG GCGTGTGGCCGGACGGCTCGGATGGAACCGACATCAACTCCCTGTGCCGCTCCCACAACGAGCGCGTGGTGGCTGTGGCCGACGACTTCTGCAAAGTACACCTCTTCCAGTACCCGTGCGCGCGCGCCAAG GCGCCGAGCCTTGTGTACGGTGGTCACGGCAGCCACGTGACCAGCGTCCGGTTCACGCACGACGACTCGCACCTCGTCTCGCTGGGCGGCAAGGACGCCAGCATCTTCCAGTGGCTAGTGCTGGGCCCCGGGGGAGCAGGGCCGGCGCCCGCCACGCCCTCCCGaaccccctccctgtcccccgcCTCCTCTCTCGACGTCTGA